The Candidatus Poribacteria bacterium DNA window GTTGGTGACTGTACTCCCCCATGAGAGACTATTGACTAATTTGTAGAGTGCTTTACGATACTCTTGCAGAATTTGTGTTGACCCTCCTGCATTATAGAGATGGGTCCTAGTGAAGTAACGGGCAAATGCACGGTCAAACGGTGCAAGGAACATTAGGTGAGTCTCAATGGTGCTAAGTACTTCACTAGGAGAGATGAAGTCGCCGTCGGTTGTAGCTACCGTCTCCCAATCGGGAGCACCGAATAGAATCCAGTTACGTATCCTGTCAATTGACTGAGAAGGTAGTTGGGGTTGTCCCAGTGACATCCGTTTGGCCGTTTCAGTGGTTATGAGTCGCTTGTACAGTTCAGAAGCGTCGGGGTTTCCCGGAACAACGCTTCCTTTTGTGATGAGTGCGTTGTGTTCCATTAAGAGGGATTCTTTATAAGCGCCATCGGGACCATGGCAGATGAGGCAGCTCTGTTGAAAGATAGCGTAGGTATCTAGGGCTATCTGTTGTTGGGCAGATGCAGCTTGAGAACCCACAATCGACATTAATAGAGCGATGAGTGCAATGGGATGCTGCTTATAGATCCCAACCAAATTGAGAATGAAATAACGCTTAAACATCGCTTAAACATAAAGAGGGTCTCCTGATATGCTAGGCTCTGTTGACATTTTACAGCGGTTGTAGTGAACAACGATCGTTGTTCACTACGATACCCTTACCGGGACTTAGAACCGAGTTATTCGTAGGGAATGGAGATCTCCGTTCCTTATGTTCTAAGCTACCAAGGTAATTGTGAGTCTCCTGCGCTTGTGTAGGTCGAGATTCATATCTCGACACTGCCCTGTCGAGTATGGAAACTCGACCTACGGGAGCCTAGAAACTTGCGTTGTGATATTATAAACCTTCTCGAAATTTCCGTCAACGCATTTCTAACATGAAAACGCCCTCATCAAATATGCCAAAAGTCATTTATCCAACACAAGTTTGAGATAGGAAATGAGATGGAGGTACAAGTTGAGACTAACACTTTGCACGATTATTTCTCTTGAAACTACCTAATATCTGTGTTACAATCTGAAGTTCCTGAAATTACAAGTTGTGCGAACTGCTTCATGGATATATCACCCAACAGATAACGAGCGATGCTGCTATGGGAAATCCGAGAAAAGCGTTACTACACTTCACAGCTTTGGGAATTATTTCACTCTTAATAACTGCTGCGGCATCTGCCCAAACTGCCGAACAGATTGCCGACAAAACATTAGCGGCTACGGTCTATTTAGAGATGACCGATAAGGAGGGCGAAGCCCTCGGGTTTGGTAGTGGCTTCTTCATTGGACAGAACCAGATTGTAACTAACTTCTACGTTATTGAGGGAGCGGCAAAAGGTACGGCAACACAGACCGGTAAGTCCGCAAAATATACCATCGAAGGTGTATCCGCAACGGATGAGGAAAACAATCTCGCTGTCCTAAAGGTCACAGTGGCTGGAGCTGAACCCCTGTCTCTCGGCGACAGCGAGACGGTTACTATCGGCGAGACGGTTTACGTAGCGGGTAACCCAAGAGGGTTGAAAGGCACGTTCTCAAATGACACCATCAGTGCCTTCCGCGAAGGGGAGGCCAAAAAACGATTTCAGATGGCCGCTTTGATTTCCCCGGGAAACAGTGGAGGACCTGTACTAAACGGAAATGGCGAAGTTATCGGAATCTCTCTCATAACACTTGAAAATGGCCAAAATCTCAATTTCGCCATTCCATCAAACGACATCAAGAAGTTGCTCACACAGTCAGGGAATGCAAAACCTTTGTGGCAGGGCAAACAATCCATATCCGCCGAAACGTACCTCAGGTGGGGCTACGCCAAGTACAGACGCGACCAATATCAAGCTGCTATTGATGATTATGAAGCTGCTATCAGTTTGAAACCCGATTTTGCTGACGCCTACTATTTTCGGGGAACTGTGAAGCGATCGTTGGGTCAATACAAGGAGGCGATCGAAGATTACGATACTGCTATCGACCTCAAAAATGATTTTGCTTTCGCCTACCACTTTCGGGGGACGATAAGGGGTGACCTAGGCGAACACTTCATCGCCATCCAAGACTATAACAAGGCGATCGATGCCAAACCTGATTATGCCTTCGCCTATCTTAGGCGGGGAATTGCCAATTACCTATTGGATCGCAATTGGGCGGCAAAGAAGGATTGGGAAACTGCGTTAGAACTCGCGGAACAGGCGGGTAATAAGCGCCTCAAAGCTCAAACGGAAAAATTTCTTAAACGAGTTGAGTAGCATAAACTGAAACATGGGGAGACTAGATACTGGCGTTCTATGAGGGGCTTGTTCTTCAAATTTAGCTACATTTTGGAGTGAAATTGGGATCGTAGTTTGCTACAAAACGGGTAATATGAATAATCAAGGTCCAAACAAAGATTATGTTTACAATGCTTTACTGCGCTACAATTATCTACCTCTGGGCAAACTAAACCCGGACGAAATACCGTTCAAAGTCTTTTCTACCGAAGATTTCACACCTGATATAGTTGATGAAATGCTTCAGAGATACGGGCAGGCGAGAAGCAAAGGATGCGATCAGATAGAATACCGCACGAATCGATTTAATAATGTGACACGCCTGATGCACATTCCACATCCACTACCTTATGCACGCTTATGCAAATGTATATCAAAAAATTGGAATAAACTTCAATATATATGTAATAATCATAGCAGCCATTTGAAGCCTACCCAACATAATGATCGCAGACTGATAATGGGGGAGTATGAAAACCTTGAACGGGTTTCGGTGATGGATAGCGAAAACTTTTCAGATCGGAGGTTGCGGTTAAAAATTTCAACAGGTAAATTTTACCGAGTTAAGGCAGACATTTCATCCTTTTTTCCTTCTATCTATGAAATTTGATAAAGATAGTGCTAGTTTTTTTTAGAATATCTCATCGCGATAGCGGTTTACAGCCCCAGCATACTTCCAATTCTTTGCCAGATAGCAAAGAAGTATAAAGTGGGTTTGAATTTGCAAATTGACTCTGTTCTGAACCAATCTATTAAATTCTAACGTTCCGATGCTATCTGTTGGTGTTTGTACTTCATGGGAATTTGTAATATAGCAGTTAGTGACGAACTTGCGAACGTGATCATTGAAACAGAAGATTGTATGTCAATGGGGATGCGGATCGCTTTAAACCAGCACCGCGAAAAAGTGATTGATTTCCTTGACAACACAATCAATGCTTGTTCAGAATATGATTGTGACCAGTACTGGATTTTGATTCATGAATTAGCTCCAGACTGTCCCCAATTTAACTATTATCGTGGAGCATCTGGATTAAAATTTCTCAGCGAAAAGAATGTCCATTTCATAAAGCCGATAAATACAGAAACCTAAGGACCAAAAACCAGTTTCAAGGGCTACGTAAACCTCAAAACTGATTTTGGCTTGCTTGAAGAAAGCTAAGACATGGGTTTAGAATTCAGATGCCCACATTGCAACGATAACATTCGTCTCAAGTATTTGTCTATAGAGGAAGTTGCTGAATGTCAAAGTTGTCGGAGGCGTGTTGTAGTTCCTCAGGACGCAGTTGCAATTGCTGATGATAATGAGAGCAGAGTCACCCAAACCTCTAAAGAAAGCCCCGTTTCTGCCGAAGGTGAAATTACATCGCGTTCATCTTCTTCACAGCAATCTTCTGCTACTCCGGAAAGGATTGCAGGGGCGGGAAAAGCTGCTGCACGAATCCAATCTGATGGAGGGACATCAGCTACAGAGAGAATCGTAGTTGCTAGCAAAGAGTATCAACTTGCCTCTCCTGGCATGCGATGGTGGGCAAATTTTATCAGTACTATAATTGCCCCTTTTATTGCTACTTTCAAGGTTTGGCGTGCTTTCTTGGAGTGTTTATTAGCAAGGCAAATTCCTGCCCGTATCGCCGGTATAAGCGGTATTGTGGCTATAATCTTGGTTTTGATTATAGCAGAGATAATAGATTTGTCGTCTGACAACTTTGCTGCTTCGTGGGTTATTGTTTCCCTATGTCTCTATGGTTGGTTTTTTGGAGGTGACGGATCACACAACGGACAAGGCTGGGCGAAAAAACTGTGTTCAATCAAAGTTATTGATTCGCATAACGGCAATCCATGTACGTTTGGACAGTCTTTTGTGCGACGTTTATGGCTTTATTTACCGCTGCTTAATATCATCGACATACTCTGTATTTTGGGAGTTAAAAGACAGCGGATTGGAGATAAGTTAGCTCGGACCCTTGTTGTCAAACAGGAACCCGGAGAAGTAGTAGCCAAGGACAGGTCTGCTTATAAAACCCTAGCCATTTTTGGAATACTGTTTGCCTTGGGTTATGTGCCAAGTCTGTTTTTCAAT harbors:
- a CDS encoding trypsin-like peptidase domain-containing protein → MGNPRKALLHFTALGIISLLITAAASAQTAEQIADKTLAATVYLEMTDKEGEALGFGSGFFIGQNQIVTNFYVIEGAAKGTATQTGKSAKYTIEGVSATDEENNLAVLKVTVAGAEPLSLGDSETVTIGETVYVAGNPRGLKGTFSNDTISAFREGEAKKRFQMAALISPGNSGGPVLNGNGEVIGISLITLENGQNLNFAIPSNDIKKLLTQSGNAKPLWQGKQSISAETYLRWGYAKYRRDQYQAAIDDYEAAISLKPDFADAYYFRGTVKRSLGQYKEAIEDYDTAIDLKNDFAFAYHFRGTIRGDLGEHFIAIQDYNKAIDAKPDYAFAYLRRGIANYLLDRNWAAKKDWETALELAEQAGNKRLKAQTEKFLKRVE
- a CDS encoding RDD family protein, yielding MGLEFRCPHCNDNIRLKYLSIEEVAECQSCRRRVVVPQDAVAIADDNESRVTQTSKESPVSAEGEITSRSSSSQQSSATPERIAGAGKAAARIQSDGGTSATERIVVASKEYQLASPGMRWWANFISTIIAPFIATFKVWRAFLECLLARQIPARIAGISGIVAIILVLIIAEIIDLSSDNFAASWVIVSLCLYGWFFGGDGSHNGQGWAKKLCSIKVIDSHNGNPCTFGQSFVRRLWLYLPLLNIIDILCILGVKRQRIGDKLARTLVVKQEPGEVVAKDRSAYKTLAIFGILFALGYVPSLFFNQNQTPEKVVKSIDGQVQVIVPSGWTELSELHGDTILKVGNVWDELFLIVMLENKRDFISMNLDNYSQIATETLISGLGAAEKSQPLELLIRNNRAIQYEIRATVEDMSVVYLHTSVEDSQNYYQVIGWTSSSQFYNKESVLQDITQSFQITP